A window of Rhododendron vialii isolate Sample 1 chromosome 11a, ASM3025357v1 contains these coding sequences:
- the LOC131306527 gene encoding polypyrimidine tract-binding protein homolog 3 isoform X2 has product MTEPSKVIHVRNVGHEISENDLLQIFQPFGVVTKLVMLRAKNQALLQMQDIPSAVSAMQFYANVQPSIRGRNVYVQFSSHQELTTMEQNSQGRADEPNRILLVTIHHMLYPITVEVLHQVFSPHGIVEKIVTFQKSAGFQALIQYQSRQNAISARSSLQGRNIYDGCCQLDVQFSNLDELQVNYNNDRSRDFTNPSLPSEQKGRSSQGGYGDAGSMYALQASGNRAVGFPQMGDPAAIAAAFGGGLPPGISGTNDRCTVLVSNLNPDRVDEDKLFNLFSIYGNIVRIKLLRNKPDHALVQMGDGFQAELAVHFLKGAMLFGKRLEVNFSKHATITTGADTHEYSNSNLNRFNRNAAKNYRYCCSPTKMIHLSTLPQDVTEEEIVSHLEEHGPIVNTKLFEMNGKKQALVLFENEEQATEALVCKHATSLGDAIIRISFSQLQTI; this is encoded by the exons ATGACAGAGCCATCCAAAGTCATTCATGTGCGCAATGTGGGACATGAAATTTCTGAG AACGACTTGCTTCAGATATTCCAGCCATTTGGGGTTGTCACCAAGCTTGTGATGCTTCGTGCAAAAAatcag GCACTCCTCCAAATGCAAGATATTCCTTCGGCTGTTTCTGCAATGCAATTCTACGCTAATGTTCAGCCTAGTATAAG GGGAAGGAATGTTTATGTCCAGTTCTCATCACATCAGGAACTTACAACTATGGAGCAGAATTCTCAGGGCCGAGCGGATGAG CCTAATCGAATTCTCTTAGTTACAATTCATCACATGCTATACCCTATAACCGTGGAAGTGCTGCATCAAGTGTTTTCTCCTCATGGGATTGTGGAGAAGATCGTCACATTCCAGAAGTCAGCTG GTTTTCAAGCCCTTATACAGTATCAATCACGGCAAAATGCTATCTCAGCAAGGAGCTCTCTTCAG GGGCGTAATATTTATGATGGTTGCTGTCAGTTGGATGTTCAGTTCTCGAA TCTTGATGAGCTACAAGTGAACTACAACAACGATCGCTCAAG GGATTTTACCAATCCATCATTGCCTTCAGAGCAGAAGGGAAGATCCTCACAA GGTGGATATGGAGATGCAGGAAGCATGTACGCCCTTCAAGCTTCAGGGAACAGAGCAG TTGGATTTCCGCAG ATGGGCGATCCAGCAGCTATTGCAGCTGCTTTTGGAGGAGGTTTGCCGCCTGGAATAAGTGGAACAAATGACAGATGCACTGTGCTTGTATCTAACCTAAATCCGGAT AGAGTAGATGAGGATAAACTTTTCAACTTGTTCTCCATCTATGGAAACATTGTGAGAATCAAACTTCTCCGCAATAAACCAGATCATGCACTAGTTCAGATGGGTGATGGCTTCCAGGCTGAATTAGCAGTGCACTTCTTAAAG gGTGCCATGCTGTTTGGGAAACGTTTGGAGGTGAACTTTTCAAAGCATGCAACCATCACGACTGGTGCAGATACGCATGAGTATTCCAACTCAAATCTTAACCGCTTCAACCGCAATGCAGCAAAGAATTATCGTTACTGCTGTTCACCAACCAAAATGATCCACCTGTCCACTCTCCCCCAGGATGTCACTGAGGAGGAGATTGTGTCCCACCTAGAGGAACATGGCCCCATCGTCAACACCAAGCTCTTTGAGATGAACGGTAAGAAGCAGGCCCTTGTCCTGTTTGAAAATGAGGAGCAGGCCACTGAAGCCCTTGTTTGCAAGCATGCTACCTCCCTTGGAGATGCAATCATCCGGATCTCATTTTCCCAATTGCAGACCATTTAG
- the LOC131306527 gene encoding polypyrimidine tract-binding protein homolog 3 isoform X1 has translation MTEPSKVIHVRNVGHEISENDLLQIFQPFGVVTKLVMLRAKNQALLQMQDIPSAVSAMQFYANVQPSIRGRNVYVQFSSHQELTTMEQNSQGRADEPNRILLVTIHHMLYPITVEVLHQVFSPHGIVEKIVTFQKSAGFQALIQYQSRQNAISARSSLQGRNIYDGCCQLDVQFSNLDELQVNYNNDRSRDFTNPSLPSEQKGRSSQDQGGYGDAGSMYALQASGNRAVGFPQMGDPAAIAAAFGGGLPPGISGTNDRCTVLVSNLNPDRVDEDKLFNLFSIYGNIVRIKLLRNKPDHALVQMGDGFQAELAVHFLKGAMLFGKRLEVNFSKHATITTGADTHEYSNSNLNRFNRNAAKNYRYCCSPTKMIHLSTLPQDVTEEEIVSHLEEHGPIVNTKLFEMNGKKQALVLFENEEQATEALVCKHATSLGDAIIRISFSQLQTI, from the exons ATGACAGAGCCATCCAAAGTCATTCATGTGCGCAATGTGGGACATGAAATTTCTGAG AACGACTTGCTTCAGATATTCCAGCCATTTGGGGTTGTCACCAAGCTTGTGATGCTTCGTGCAAAAAatcag GCACTCCTCCAAATGCAAGATATTCCTTCGGCTGTTTCTGCAATGCAATTCTACGCTAATGTTCAGCCTAGTATAAG GGGAAGGAATGTTTATGTCCAGTTCTCATCACATCAGGAACTTACAACTATGGAGCAGAATTCTCAGGGCCGAGCGGATGAG CCTAATCGAATTCTCTTAGTTACAATTCATCACATGCTATACCCTATAACCGTGGAAGTGCTGCATCAAGTGTTTTCTCCTCATGGGATTGTGGAGAAGATCGTCACATTCCAGAAGTCAGCTG GTTTTCAAGCCCTTATACAGTATCAATCACGGCAAAATGCTATCTCAGCAAGGAGCTCTCTTCAG GGGCGTAATATTTATGATGGTTGCTGTCAGTTGGATGTTCAGTTCTCGAA TCTTGATGAGCTACAAGTGAACTACAACAACGATCGCTCAAG GGATTTTACCAATCCATCATTGCCTTCAGAGCAGAAGGGAAGATCCTCACAA GACCAGGGTGGATATGGAGATGCAGGAAGCATGTACGCCCTTCAAGCTTCAGGGAACAGAGCAG TTGGATTTCCGCAG ATGGGCGATCCAGCAGCTATTGCAGCTGCTTTTGGAGGAGGTTTGCCGCCTGGAATAAGTGGAACAAATGACAGATGCACTGTGCTTGTATCTAACCTAAATCCGGAT AGAGTAGATGAGGATAAACTTTTCAACTTGTTCTCCATCTATGGAAACATTGTGAGAATCAAACTTCTCCGCAATAAACCAGATCATGCACTAGTTCAGATGGGTGATGGCTTCCAGGCTGAATTAGCAGTGCACTTCTTAAAG gGTGCCATGCTGTTTGGGAAACGTTTGGAGGTGAACTTTTCAAAGCATGCAACCATCACGACTGGTGCAGATACGCATGAGTATTCCAACTCAAATCTTAACCGCTTCAACCGCAATGCAGCAAAGAATTATCGTTACTGCTGTTCACCAACCAAAATGATCCACCTGTCCACTCTCCCCCAGGATGTCACTGAGGAGGAGATTGTGTCCCACCTAGAGGAACATGGCCCCATCGTCAACACCAAGCTCTTTGAGATGAACGGTAAGAAGCAGGCCCTTGTCCTGTTTGAAAATGAGGAGCAGGCCACTGAAGCCCTTGTTTGCAAGCATGCTACCTCCCTTGGAGATGCAATCATCCGGATCTCATTTTCCCAATTGCAGACCATTTAG